The following are encoded together in the Acidobacteriota bacterium genome:
- a CDS encoding amidohydrolase family protein yields MPRHAAVSLLGLLTVAFLAACGADSEPVEPADLAIVGARLIDGTGTEPVADAVILIDDGRVRAVGPSDAVEVPEGTEVVDAAGKTVIPGFVDLHAHYGGPVEATEQALRSQLYYGVTTTRSIGSDTPEKVALMLEAHAGRPDLPRAFTAGLGFSYPGGFNSGFTNTPTTEEEARAMVREQAALGVHFSKMWINEVAEPGLKIPPEIRAAIVDESHKNGLIPVAHINEEADGMQLLEVGLNEFMHTTVRTFGPGGGVPMEDPVPSQALHDHGIEVALGTDSGTPNVPMGWGTHHELALYVEAGLTPMETLVAATATGAGRVPPVGEADFGTLTAGMSADLIVLNADPLADIRNTLQIDRVMLRGEWVDRDALLPSE; encoded by the coding sequence ATGCCAAGACACGCTGCTGTTTCACTTCTCGGCCTCCTGACCGTCGCCTTCCTTGCGGCCTGCGGCGCTGACTCCGAGCCGGTAGAGCCGGCCGACCTCGCGATTGTCGGCGCCCGGCTCATCGACGGCACGGGCACCGAGCCCGTCGCCGATGCGGTCATCCTGATCGACGACGGCCGCGTCCGGGCGGTCGGCCCGAGCGACGCCGTCGAGGTGCCGGAGGGCACGGAAGTCGTCGACGCGGCCGGCAAGACGGTCATCCCCGGCTTCGTCGACCTGCACGCCCACTACGGCGGCCCGGTGGAAGCCACCGAGCAGGCGCTGCGGTCGCAGCTCTACTACGGCGTCACCACGACCCGCAGTATTGGCTCGGACACCCCCGAGAAGGTGGCCCTGATGCTGGAGGCGCACGCCGGACGGCCGGATCTACCGCGCGCGTTCACTGCCGGCCTGGGCTTCTCCTACCCGGGCGGCTTCAACTCGGGCTTCACGAACACGCCGACGACGGAAGAAGAAGCGCGCGCGATGGTCCGCGAGCAGGCGGCCCTCGGTGTCCACTTCAGCAAGATGTGGATCAACGAGGTCGCGGAACCCGGTTTGAAGATCCCGCCCGAGATCCGGGCCGCGATCGTCGACGAGTCGCACAAGAACGGGCTCATCCCGGTTGCCCACATCAACGAGGAAGCCGACGGCATGCAGCTCCTCGAAGTCGGCCTGAACGAGTTCATGCACACCACTGTGCGTACGTTCGGACCCGGCGGCGGCGTGCCGATGGAGGACCCGGTGCCCAGCCAGGCGCTCCACGACCACGGCATCGAGGTGGCGCTCGGCACCGACAGCGGCACGCCGAACGTGCCGATGGGATGGGGCACGCACCACGAGCTCGCGCTCTACGTCGAGGCCGGCCTGACGCCGATGGAGACTCTCGTTGCAGCCACGGCGACCGGCGCCGGCCGGGTGCCGCCGGTGGGCGAAGCGGACTTCGGAACGCTCACCGCAGGCATGAGCGCCGACCTGATCGTACTGAACGCCGATCCGCTGGCCGACATCCGGAACACGCTGCAGATAGACCGCGTCATGCTGCGCGGCGAGTGGGTGGATCGCGACGCGCTGTTGCCGTCAGAGTAG
- a CDS encoding DUF5916 domain-containing protein, with product MSEPILLDGVLDEPAWQSSPRIGNLVQRIPTEGAEPSERTEVTLLRDADHLYVGVMCHDSEPDRILASQMARDASLRPDDYVELLLDTFRDQSNAYYFSTNPNGALVDGLVFANGETNEDWDAIWNVATKRSDQGWSAEFAIPFKSLNFPPDGTVWGFNFSRNIQRKFEEARWAGARFDAQFYQVSEAGEITGLGGLEQGLSLDIRPFVAGRWDHSAAGDDSLRGKPGLDLFYNVTPNLKLTATFNTDFGETEVDARQINLTRFSIFFPEKRSFFLQDAGVFNFATTGVSQPGGIPSTGAEIFPFFSRRIGLLRGREVPLDYGLKLTGRVGRTEVGVLNVGSRDTSLAADQSMFVGRVRQNFWQQSYVGALVTSGNQALSNDATTMGVDLRLATSDILGSGRNFVFNAWGLESDNEGTSGEGTADNDASFGFAAAFPNDRYDAQVQWREIQENFDPALGFVQRRNVRMLRLGASFNPRPKNQWLGIQQMFHDVFYTEFKRLDNGLVESRDFYFTLVDWHFQSGDSLHSLFDVNPTYERLFEPFEISPGVVLPPGEYDFTPLRIFFMSAQKRRLQGSLGINFGSFWSGDAETVSVSLRYSAPPRLTISVNTSQTFARLPQGDFVARIHRAEFNYAVSPRLSFANVLQFDNRSGNLGFQGRVRWTLEPGNDLFFIFGQGWVQEVGERGTDFRQQDSKLAVKAQYTFRL from the coding sequence GTGTCGGAGCCGATCCTCCTCGACGGTGTCCTGGACGAACCGGCGTGGCAATCCTCGCCGCGGATCGGCAACCTGGTGCAACGCATCCCGACGGAGGGCGCCGAGCCGAGCGAGCGCACTGAGGTCACCCTGCTGCGCGACGCGGACCACCTCTACGTCGGCGTCATGTGCCACGACTCCGAGCCGGACCGGATCCTCGCGTCCCAGATGGCCCGCGACGCCTCGCTCAGGCCGGACGACTACGTCGAGCTCCTGCTCGATACCTTTCGCGATCAGAGCAACGCCTACTACTTCTCGACGAACCCGAACGGTGCTCTGGTCGACGGCCTCGTGTTCGCGAACGGCGAGACGAACGAAGATTGGGACGCCATCTGGAACGTCGCGACGAAGCGCTCGGACCAGGGCTGGAGCGCGGAGTTCGCCATCCCCTTCAAGAGCCTGAACTTCCCACCTGACGGCACGGTCTGGGGGTTCAACTTCAGCCGGAACATCCAGCGGAAGTTCGAGGAGGCCCGCTGGGCGGGCGCCCGTTTCGACGCGCAGTTCTACCAGGTCTCGGAGGCGGGGGAGATCACGGGTCTTGGAGGACTCGAACAGGGCCTCAGCCTGGACATCCGGCCGTTCGTCGCGGGGCGCTGGGACCACAGCGCCGCCGGCGACGACAGCCTGCGCGGCAAGCCGGGCCTCGATCTGTTCTACAACGTGACGCCCAATCTGAAGCTGACGGCCACCTTCAACACCGACTTTGGCGAAACGGAAGTCGACGCGCGCCAGATCAATTTGACTCGTTTCTCGATCTTCTTCCCCGAGAAGCGGTCCTTCTTCCTGCAGGATGCCGGCGTCTTCAACTTCGCGACCACCGGGGTCAGCCAGCCGGGAGGCATCCCCAGTACGGGAGCGGAGATCTTCCCCTTCTTCAGCCGCCGGATCGGACTGCTGAGAGGCCGGGAGGTGCCGCTCGACTACGGGCTCAAGCTGACGGGCAGGGTGGGACGGACGGAAGTCGGCGTGCTCAACGTAGGCAGCCGCGACACCTCGTTAGCCGCTGACCAGAGCATGTTCGTCGGACGGGTCCGGCAGAACTTCTGGCAGCAGTCCTACGTCGGCGCGCTCGTCACGAGCGGCAACCAGGCCCTCTCGAACGACGCCACCACGATGGGCGTGGATCTCCGCCTGGCCACCTCCGACATCCTGGGCAGCGGCCGGAACTTCGTCTTCAACGCCTGGGGACTCGAGAGCGACAACGAGGGCACTTCTGGAGAAGGCACCGCGGACAACGATGCGTCGTTCGGCTTCGCGGCCGCGTTCCCGAACGACCGTTACGACGCCCAGGTGCAGTGGCGCGAGATCCAGGAGAACTTCGATCCCGCGCTCGGATTCGTCCAGCGCCGCAACGTGCGCATGCTGCGGCTCGGCGCCAGCTTCAACCCGCGGCCGAAGAACCAGTGGCTGGGCATCCAGCAGATGTTCCACGACGTCTTCTACACGGAGTTCAAGCGGCTCGACAACGGCCTGGTCGAGAGCAGGGACTTCTACTTCACGCTCGTCGACTGGCACTTCCAGTCGGGCGACTCGCTGCACAGCCTGTTCGACGTGAACCCGACCTACGAGCGGCTGTTCGAGCCCTTCGAGATCTCCCCCGGCGTGGTTCTCCCGCCGGGCGAGTACGACTTCACCCCGCTCCGGATCTTCTTCATGTCGGCCCAGAAACGCAGGCTTCAGGGCAGTTTGGGGATCAACTTCGGCAGCTTCTGGTCGGGAGACGCCGAGACGGTCAGCGTGAGCCTCCGGTACTCCGCGCCGCCACGCCTGACGATCAGCGTGAACACGAGCCAGACGTTCGCGCGGCTGCCGCAGGGCGACTTCGTCGCCAGGATTCACCGGGCGGAGTTCAACTACGCCGTCTCGCCCAGGCTGTCCTTCGCGAACGTACTGCAGTTCGACAACCGCTCGGGGAACCTCGGCTTCCAGGGACGGGTGCGCTGGACCCTCGAGCCGGGCAACGACCTGTTCTTCATCTTCGGCCAGGGCTGGGTGCAGGAGGTGGGCGAGCGGGGAACCGACTTCAGGCAACAGGACTCGAAGCTGGCGGTGAAGGCGCAGTACACATTCCGCCTGTGA
- a CDS encoding LemA family protein: MSILTIIILAGLVLLAIIFGASLIGTFNKLVTLKNRYQNAFAQIEVQLKRRYDLIPNMVEVAKGYMSHERETLEAVIQARNMAAGGLEQAAANPGDAAAIQGLASAEGVLTGTLGRLFALAEAYPDLKANQNMMQVSEELRSTENKVAFARQAFNDSVTTYNTFKQRFPAVMVAGMFGHGQDATLLEFDSKAIAEAPQVSFE; this comes from the coding sequence ATGAGCATTCTGACGATCATCATTCTGGCGGGCCTGGTCCTCCTCGCCATCATCTTCGGTGCGTCGCTGATAGGGACCTTCAACAAGCTCGTCACGCTGAAGAACCGCTACCAGAACGCGTTCGCGCAGATCGAGGTCCAGCTCAAGCGGCGCTACGACCTGATCCCGAACATGGTCGAGGTGGCGAAGGGCTACATGAGTCACGAGCGGGAAACGCTCGAGGCGGTGATCCAGGCCAGGAATATGGCGGCCGGCGGACTGGAGCAGGCCGCCGCGAATCCGGGCGATGCCGCCGCGATCCAGGGCCTGGCGTCGGCAGAGGGCGTCCTCACCGGCACGCTCGGCCGCCTGTTCGCGTTGGCTGAGGCCTACCCGGATCTGAAGGCGAACCAGAACATGATGCAGGTCAGCGAGGAACTGCGCTCGACCGAGAACAAGGTCGCGTTCGCGCGCCAGGCCTTCAACGATTCGGTGACCACGTACAACACGTTCAAGCAGAGGTTCCCGGCCGTCATGGTCGCCGGGATGTTCGGTCACGGTCAGGACGCGACGCTGCTCGAGTTCGACAGCAAGGCGATCGCCGAAGCGCCGCAGGTCTCGTTCGAGTAG
- a CDS encoding M48 family metallopeptidase, translating to MATDFFQQQDVARRGTARLVVLFSLAVLAIVVSVEVLLAATMGYFGRDPDTGAIDWTAVGDPRLLILATLGTLLLVGGGSLYKIAQLRGGGRVIAEELGGRLVDGSTSDPVERRLLNVVEEMAIASGTSAPPVYIMDGEAGINAFAAGFAPQDAVIGVTRGAATTLDRDELQGVIAHEFSHILNGDMRLNIRLIGLLHGIFLIGMIGYFILRMSFYTGGGRSRDNKGALPILALGAGLAIVGFAGTFFGNMIKAAVSRQREFLADSSAVQFTRHPGGIAGALKKIGGFATGSKVENPNAPQASHMFFGRATSGFSAMFSTHPPLGERIRRIDPSWDGEFPELPEAGDGAPGTVAPPGAAGFAGAEAGGTGSPNLANAVSQVGQPTPAHVEYAASLIDRLPEPVVAAAHEPYGARALVYALLLDRDPEPRRLQLAHLEAAADDGVYEETVRLAPVVERLDPRVRLPVLEIALPALRSLTSRQVERFQENVVALVEADEVIDLFEWSLQRILLRDMQASFGRSGPTRVRHRSAGAVRSPLAVLLSVLAYVGSRDPQAAERAFLEGWRVLALSEQRLLPHQECGFSALDAALVELDRAAPQVKKQTLEAAVACITADREVTVEEGELLRAVAAWINCPMPPIIG from the coding sequence ATGGCCACCGACTTCTTTCAGCAGCAGGACGTAGCCCGGCGGGGAACCGCCCGCCTCGTCGTGCTGTTTTCGCTGGCGGTGCTCGCGATCGTGGTTTCGGTCGAGGTGCTGCTGGCCGCCACGATGGGGTACTTCGGCCGCGATCCCGACACGGGCGCGATCGACTGGACGGCCGTCGGCGATCCGCGGTTGCTGATTCTGGCGACGCTTGGCACCCTGTTGTTGGTCGGCGGGGGGAGCCTCTACAAGATCGCCCAGTTGCGTGGCGGCGGTCGCGTGATCGCCGAGGAACTGGGCGGCCGGCTCGTGGATGGGAGCACGTCGGACCCGGTCGAGCGGAGACTGCTCAACGTCGTCGAAGAGATGGCGATCGCCTCGGGAACGTCGGCGCCGCCGGTCTACATCATGGACGGCGAAGCGGGCATCAACGCGTTCGCCGCCGGCTTCGCTCCGCAGGACGCGGTCATCGGCGTCACGCGGGGAGCGGCGACGACCCTCGACCGTGACGAACTGCAGGGCGTGATCGCCCACGAGTTCAGCCACATCCTGAACGGCGACATGCGGCTGAACATCCGCCTGATCGGCCTGCTCCACGGCATCTTCCTCATCGGGATGATTGGCTACTTCATCCTGCGGATGTCGTTCTACACCGGGGGCGGACGATCGAGGGACAACAAGGGGGCTTTGCCGATCCTGGCGCTCGGCGCCGGCCTCGCGATCGTCGGCTTCGCGGGCACTTTCTTCGGCAACATGATCAAGGCCGCAGTCAGCCGGCAGCGCGAGTTCCTGGCCGACTCCTCGGCCGTGCAGTTCACCCGCCACCCCGGGGGAATCGCCGGTGCGCTCAAGAAGATCGGCGGCTTCGCGACCGGCTCCAAGGTGGAGAACCCGAACGCGCCGCAGGCCAGTCACATGTTCTTCGGCCGGGCGACCTCCGGTTTCAGCGCGATGTTCTCGACGCACCCGCCGCTCGGGGAGCGGATCAGGCGGATCGACCCGTCATGGGACGGCGAGTTTCCGGAGCTGCCCGAGGCCGGCGACGGTGCCCCGGGCACGGTTGCTCCTCCAGGTGCCGCGGGCTTTGCGGGCGCCGAGGCCGGAGGGACCGGCAGTCCGAACCTCGCGAACGCAGTCAGCCAGGTCGGCCAGCCGACACCGGCGCACGTCGAGTACGCGGCGTCGTTGATCGACCGCCTGCCGGAGCCGGTCGTCGCGGCTGCACACGAGCCCTACGGCGCCCGCGCTCTCGTCTACGCGCTTCTGCTCGACCGTGATCCTGAACCGCGACGACTGCAGCTCGCTCACCTGGAGGCGGCGGCGGACGACGGCGTCTACGAAGAGACCGTGCGGCTGGCTCCGGTCGTCGAGCGCCTCGATCCGAGAGTGCGCTTACCCGTGCTCGAGATCGCTTTGCCCGCGCTCCGCAGCCTCACGTCGCGGCAGGTCGAGCGGTTCCAGGAGAACGTCGTGGCGCTTGTCGAGGCGGACGAGGTCATCGACCTGTTCGAGTGGTCGCTCCAGCGCATCCTGTTGCGAGACATGCAGGCGTCCTTCGGGAGATCGGGGCCGACGCGGGTACGGCATCGTTCGGCCGGCGCGGTGCGATCTCCCTTGGCCGTCCTCCTGTCGGTGCTTGCGTACGTCGGTAGTCGGGATCCCCAGGCGGCCGAACGGGCGTTCCTGGAAGGATGGCGAGTCCTGGCGCTTTCTGAGCAAAGGTTGCTCCCTCACCAGGAGTGTGGTTTCAGCGCGCTTGATGCGGCACTCGTGGAACTGGACCGGGCGGCGCCGCAGGTGAAGAAGCAGACGCTGGAAGCAGCAGTCGCCTGCATCACCGCGGACCGGGAGGTCACGGTGGAGGAGGGCGAGCTCCTGCGCGCCGTTGCGGCCTGGATCAACTGCCCGATGCCGCCGATCATCGGCTAG
- a CDS encoding DUF2235 domain-containing protein, which yields MSPARNIVLCLDGTWNREDGEWPTNVVRTSRAVAPSTDSGLAQLRYYDRGVGTGRFDRVRGGVVGLGLARNVEQAYVWLSRRYRPGDRIFLFGYSRGAYTARSLAGLIGLCGIADPERCSAAGRQVADTALEGMSIYRLASGPAREDRAALYQENWTRSTIGGGSGSDTDVRGVHFVGVWDTVGSLGLPLSGLRWIAARRHRFHDVSVGDHIRHAYHAVAIDERRRPFAPALWLHEPEAVERVEQVWFPGVHGDVGGGGPAAGLSAGALLWMWSKAWAAGLAFRPESVETVKPDPLGVLSDSLSFVYRVWGSHDRPVGARDGDGEPAAAGEALHWSALRRLEAGETRAYRDGVAGRTVLPLLERGLIGRAVVGAAEEDPRSIAWRAPKAGPISRLRAQA from the coding sequence ATGTCGCCCGCACGGAACATCGTCCTGTGCCTCGACGGCACGTGGAACCGGGAGGACGGAGAGTGGCCTACCAATGTCGTCCGAACGAGTCGGGCGGTGGCGCCGTCGACGGACTCGGGCCTTGCGCAGCTTCGGTACTACGACCGGGGCGTGGGGACAGGACGCTTCGACCGGGTGCGTGGCGGCGTGGTTGGCCTTGGTCTGGCTCGCAACGTGGAGCAGGCCTACGTCTGGCTGAGCCGTCGCTACCGGCCGGGTGACCGGATCTTCCTCTTTGGCTACAGCCGGGGCGCGTACACCGCGAGGAGTCTGGCCGGCCTCATCGGACTGTGCGGTATCGCTGACCCGGAGCGGTGTTCTGCCGCCGGCCGCCAGGTCGCGGATACGGCATTGGAGGGGATGTCGATCTACCGCCTTGCTTCGGGGCCGGCACGTGAGGACCGGGCGGCGCTCTACCAGGAGAACTGGACCCGCTCGACGATTGGCGGCGGTTCGGGCAGTGACACGGACGTGCGCGGTGTCCACTTCGTGGGTGTCTGGGACACCGTCGGATCACTGGGCCTGCCACTGAGCGGCCTGCGGTGGATCGCCGCCCGACGCCACCGCTTTCACGACGTGAGCGTCGGCGATCACATCCGCCATGCCTACCATGCGGTTGCAATCGATGAGCGGCGGCGGCCCTTCGCACCGGCGCTATGGCTGCACGAGCCCGAGGCGGTCGAGCGGGTGGAGCAGGTGTGGTTCCCCGGCGTTCACGGGGATGTCGGTGGCGGCGGTCCGGCCGCCGGCCTTTCGGCGGGCGCTCTGCTCTGGATGTGGTCGAAAGCCTGGGCGGCAGGCCTTGCGTTCCGACCCGAGAGCGTCGAGACGGTCAAGCCCGATCCCCTTGGCGTCCTGAGTGATTCGCTGTCGTTCGTCTACCGGGTCTGGGGCTCGCATGACCGTCCGGTGGGCGCCCGCGACGGAGATGGCGAACCGGCCGCCGCCGGCGAAGCCCTGCACTGGTCCGCGCTACGACGCCTTGAAGCCGGCGAGACGCGCGCCTACCGCGACGGAGTGGCAGGCCGCACCGTCCTGCCGCTGTTGGAGCGTGGTCTGATCGGCCGGGCCGTCGTGGGGGCCGCCGAGGAGGATCCGCGCTCGATCGCCTGGCGGGCTCCGAAGGCCGGACCGATCAGCCGCCTACGGGCTCAAGCCTGA
- a CDS encoding DUF2730 family protein has protein sequence MNLEAIGTLWPVLLVVVNGVYSHLTARGKANESKIIEIEAVHTGEINGLRGELSNAKERVSVLEATGSQLPTHSDLSRLDGRVTEVAKSVSEIKGEIKAGNRLLDNIHKVLLAERGE, from the coding sequence ATGAACCTCGAAGCCATCGGCACTCTTTGGCCCGTCCTCCTCGTGGTCGTCAACGGGGTCTATTCCCACCTGACCGCACGCGGCAAGGCGAACGAGAGCAAGATCATCGAGATCGAGGCCGTCCATACCGGCGAGATCAATGGGCTGCGAGGCGAGCTCTCCAACGCCAAGGAACGCGTCTCCGTACTCGAGGCCACCGGCAGCCAACTCCCCACGCACAGCGACCTGTCCCGACTCGACGGGCGCGTCACGGAAGTCGCCAAGTCCGTTTCCGAGATCAAGGGCGAGATCAAGGCCGGCAATCGCCTGCTCGACAACATCCACAAGGTCCTGCTCGCCGAGCGCGGCGAGTAG
- a CDS encoding D-Ala-D-Ala carboxypeptidase family metallohydrolase, whose translation MAETLRLSAHFTLAEMIESGTARRDPELWRRQCAPPAGVEGALQRLATTTLEPLRHLFDWPIRVNSGYRCIELNRRVGGAERSQHCLGEAADIRLGPGWTPERACGRFPLDLVANSLDGRVDLLTGTGWLFAVAALLVEELDIDQVIHEYGGGFGRPAWLHISHGMRRRRSILAIGEWTGGAYRSHASLADMAAGRHRHAP comes from the coding sequence ATGGCGGAAACCCTACGTCTCAGTGCTCACTTCACTCTTGCCGAGATGATCGAGTCGGGAACGGCTCGCCGGGATCCCGAACTCTGGCGCCGGCAATGCGCGCCTCCCGCCGGGGTCGAAGGAGCGCTGCAACGGCTCGCGACCACCACGCTGGAACCTCTCCGGCACCTCTTCGACTGGCCGATCCGCGTCAACAGCGGCTACCGCTGCATCGAGTTGAACCGCCGCGTCGGCGGTGCGGAGCGATCCCAACACTGTCTCGGAGAAGCCGCCGACATCCGTCTCGGGCCCGGATGGACACCGGAGCGGGCGTGCGGGCGGTTTCCGCTGGATCTGGTAGCCAACAGTCTTGACGGCCGCGTCGACCTCCTGACCGGGACCGGCTGGCTGTTCGCGGTCGCAGCGCTCCTGGTCGAAGAACTCGACATCGACCAGGTCATCCACGAGTACGGCGGCGGCTTCGGCCGTCCAGCCTGGCTCCACATCTCCCACGGAATGCGCCGGCGCCGGAGCATCCTCGCGATTGGCGAGTGGACGGGCGGGGCGTACCGAAGCCATGCCTCGTTGGCCGACATGGCCGCAGGAAGACACAGGCACGCGCCATGA
- a CDS encoding AAA family ATPase produces MKALLHRRFGLPADPWAGCHLPTADATRVSQAVEAAAEAQLLVSILGARGAGKTHAVRQALRGLRDIRTVEPLRLGRERLHIGDIESAIIRELAPHERPRRSGEARSHQVRRVLGQGAQTHPVILLIDDAHVLHRATLRALKRLRELSWLGVARLLGIVLLGQADRAASIPELGLRSDRLWLAGLLPEEAEAALERALNRRGRAIVIEPEATAALGASAQARNWLDLAALADDCLLEAAARGEDRITAAVADAVLDPQRYAEESLDERILPDDGAVAALLGRLDVAGRRETKVA; encoded by the coding sequence GTGAAAGCACTGCTGCACAGACGCTTCGGGCTTCCGGCCGACCCCTGGGCCGGCTGCCACCTGCCGACCGCCGACGCCACCCGGGTCTCCCAGGCGGTCGAGGCGGCCGCCGAGGCGCAACTCCTCGTCTCCATTCTCGGCGCTCGCGGCGCCGGCAAGACCCATGCAGTACGCCAGGCGCTACGTGGCCTCCGGGACATCCGGACCGTCGAGCCGCTGCGCCTGGGCCGAGAGCGGCTTCACATAGGCGACATCGAGAGCGCGATCATCCGCGAGCTCGCGCCCCATGAACGTCCACGCCGTTCCGGAGAAGCGCGCAGCCATCAGGTGCGGCGCGTACTCGGACAGGGCGCCCAGACACACCCGGTCATCCTCCTGATCGACGATGCGCACGTCTTGCACCGCGCGACGCTGCGGGCCCTGAAGCGCCTTCGGGAGCTGTCCTGGCTCGGCGTCGCCCGATTGCTCGGGATCGTGCTGCTCGGCCAAGCCGACCGGGCGGCGTCGATACCGGAACTCGGACTGCGCTCCGACCGGCTGTGGCTCGCGGGCCTGCTGCCTGAGGAAGCCGAGGCCGCCCTCGAACGGGCGCTCAACAGGCGCGGACGCGCCATCGTGATCGAACCGGAGGCGACCGCTGCCCTCGGCGCCTCGGCCCAGGCGCGCAACTGGCTCGACCTGGCCGCCCTGGCCGACGACTGCCTCCTCGAAGCCGCGGCCCGCGGCGAGGATCGAATCACCGCTGCCGTCGCCGACGCGGTGCTCGATCCGCAACGGTACGCAGAGGAGAGCCTGGACGAGCGCATCCTTCCCGACGATGGAGCGGTCGCCGCGCTTCTTGGCCGCCTCGACGTTGCCGGGAGGCGAGAGACGAAGGTGGCCTGA